A region of the Candoia aspera isolate rCanAsp1 chromosome 18, rCanAsp1.hap2, whole genome shotgun sequence genome:
TCAGACCTCACCCCGTGAGAGATGGTCAGTTTTTTCCAAGGCAGTCCTGTGGCTGCCCAACTTCCCTTGGACCTCAGCTCCCACTAGCCCAGCCAACAGGTCCAATAGGCCTTGCAGCTTGACAAATCTGGAAGGGGGCGTAAATTCCCACTACTTTATCATGACAacatcttgtttttttcctgtggaGGTTTCTAAACACAATGGGGCCGATCTTCTCCTTCATTTCCAAAGATGCGGTGACCAAAATCCAGATCATGGAGAGCTTGCGCAGCAGCGAGCAGCAGGACAACTACCTCACCCTCCAAGCCATGGTGGACTATGAACTGGCCAACGGGCTGGTGGACCTGAAGCTGCTTGGCCCCTACCCCTCCTCCGGCTGCCGAACTATCCTTCGCCTCCACCGGGCCCTCCGCTGGCTGCACCTGTTTCTGGAGGGCCTGCGGACTAGCAACCCGAGCTCCAAGACGTCGGCACTGTGCACAGATGCCTACAATGCCTCCCTGGCCAACTACCACCCGTGGATCGTCCGCAAGGCAGCCACCATGGCCTTCTATGCTTTGCCCACCCGGGATGCCTTCCTGGAAAACATGAAAGTGGGCACCACCGAGGCGGCGATAGAGATGCTCAGCGAGGCTCTGCCCAGCATAAGCAAGGTCTACGATATCACGGAAGACCTCTACACTCAGCACAAGCTCCTGGACCTCCCCTAAGGGGGTAGGATCCCGTCTGAGAGCGACAGCTACTGCACAGATTTCTGCCACCGCAGCGGAGGCCTACTCAGAAATAATCTCCTGCTCGGATCAATCAGGCTTCCTCTTAGAAAGCTCTCAGGCCTTCAAGCCGTTCGTCTTTGGGTTTCTGGCACTGAGATAAAAAGCCTTTATGCTCCTTCCCCAATCAGAAAGCGATTgctcttctgccttttttcctccttccaaaaGCTTTGATCCAGAGATGCACCCAGTCCctgatctttctctctctctctctctctctctgcagccCACCATGGTTTTTATAGccagtttctttccaggaatGGCAAGGTTTCCCTTTCTGCTCAGTCAATCAATGCCAGGGATTGCTTCATGAAGGTGCAGCTTTCTTCCAACCCAATTAACCTTGGAAAGGGCTTTAATTGCTGGCGAAAATAGGGTTGGGGGAATTTACTCTGGTGTGCCGAAAGACATCTGATCAGAACCACTCTTCTTGCCTGGGTTTGGTTGAGCCATTCCTTCTGCCCACAAGCAAGCCTAGAGCGGGGGAGTTCCCAGCCCAAGGAATGCGGGCAGAATTTCCCTGGTCCCTTTGATAAGGGTTTGAATCTAGCCAGTGGTCAGGGAGATGGGAAAACACAGATGCTTGTGATCCCTTAGAGCAGGACTGGGAAAAAAAGCCCTCCCAGGAGTTCCTGAGCCATCCCTCTTGGCACCCCCATCTCACTGATggaaaggatgctgggagttgtagttcaacatctGGGAGCCCACTCCTGAAAGCCGTTTGAAGCTTCTCAAGCGTAGACATGTGCTTGAGAAAGAAATGCCCAGCAAAATCTAACCATTGGTCCTCTGCCaaatgtggaggaggaggaggaggtgcacaAAGCCCTCACAAACAATCTGTCTTAGAAACAATCTCTCTTAAAGGTGGCTGCTTAGCCAGCCTCTCCCTTCAGCTTATGACTCACTGACAGAGAGGTAGAGCTGGAGGTTTTGAAAACGACCCTGGTTATTATCCATGTGCTGATCGCTTGACAGCTGCATCATCACCCAGCAACTGGAAAGCATGCAATCTCTGTCACCGGAAGAAAAAATTAGCAGCTAAGACAATCCATTGATTACCACTGCCTAAATAAATCAGGTATTCCAGCTCTCCTTTTCAAAATGCCCTTTCTGCTTTCTTTATATAATCTTCCTTTTCCTGCTTCTTTGGGCACCTGTGTCCCCTAACCTTTCCTCCAGACTCAGTCCACCTTGGCAGTGCAGTTAAGCCTTTAAGTGGTCTCGGGCTGTACCTTCCCAGCCTCCTACACAAGGGCATTGGCCTGGCTCTGAAAGAGGCTTAAGCCAGACAAGAGAATCAGCTCCTTCGCAGCTTCACCTCCACCCTTGACAATCAAATTATTGAGCAAGTTCTGTCCAGCAGACTCGTGCCCCAGAGACTAAAAAACACACTTTCTGCGCTACaggccaaaaagaaaacaaaccaagggGCCACCAGTGACATGAAGATCTGATTTCCTTATAGAGCTGGTAACCAATCTCCACGCTTACTGATAACACTTGCAACTTTAGACAGCTAGCGTATCAAGGAGGCGGCTGGGGCATAAACGGATAAGCTACATTTCTGCTTTTAAGGAGTCCGCACACATACCCCTTTTAAAGCAAGGGCAGTATTTAAAACCAGTATTTGTGTGCAGTGAGAAGCAGCTGTGCCACTTTAATTCTCAAGGCTCTGCCTCTTGGTTCCGTTGCGTGCCTGGCTGTGCTGGAGCTGTGATGCCTGCACCTCCACTGGGTGTTTCATCCCTGAAGCTTTTTAGCCCAGTCCTGAAATAGGCATCGCTTGTGCTTAAGccccactgaaatgaatgggtCTGAGCTCAGACTCACGCCGGGCAAACGATGCTTCTTGGTTTCAGTGGACTCTGAGCAGCCCTGGATTATCTCTgcctgcaatttaaaaaaaaaaaaagggggggacgaCAGTGGGAGCCCTGCCTCTTTCATGCCAAGACTTAACATTAAAAAGCACTAAAGCCTGGCACAGATTAAGGCTGTTGCTGTACCTCTAAAATTAAGACAATCCAGGAATGTTTATGTCTGTGTGTTCAAAGTGGGacctgtgtgtatatatattttggTCACCGTGATTTGGGAGGATTCCACGTTGTATTTCTTTCCGGGTGCCAGTGCATTTATGGTATATTTTTGTACTTCCTACCTCTTGTCTGTTTAAATTACAAGTGCTTTGTTTTGGGGTGCCCCAAGGAACCTGCACCCAGAGCCTGGATGTACTCTGCAATGCCTCTCGTCCTTGCCTCCTGCATTGCTCAGCCTGAAATAAACGTCTGTACTGCAGCTTGGAGCAGATGTGTTCTCTTTCGGGAGCTCCGACAGCTGGAAGATGGCAGGGAACAAGTTAGGGACAGAAAGGCCCTTCTCGCCATCTTCGCCCCACAGCCCTAGCCTTTTATCGTAAGAGCAGACCGGCCTGCCCCCTTCCAAACAGTACATTTAGGAACAGAGTGGAACAGGAGACTGGTTAAATGGCGCAAACTGCCCTCTTTAGCCAGGTCTTGCCCAGTGGGAGGGCCTTGAAGGAGGGAAAGTCCCACCCCCCTAGATGAAATCAGCAGAGCTTTCACCCATTTGCCTCCTGCATGGAGAAGAACCACCAAGAAATCTTGAACTCTTGGCTTTCAgctcttagagcagtgtttctgtcatgagtaaggatggcgagcagggggctcccatccagactgtcaagcgcatgcgtagcactgaggaattggtcagccattcagagagacacagatcgggcccgccttaacctttggggtttatatggctgggttttcccacgctgcttcagtttgttaggattcctgttaagtactagcaataaacattagagaccagttccttgtctcagcgtggttcctggctgttaggacagtttctcaatcctggccactttaaggtgggtggacttcaactcccagaattccccagccagccatgctggggaattggttgagaaatactgtcttaGAGACTCAACTAGAAGGCTGCAAAAGAGGTGTAGAACCTCGCTCTGAATATTTTCCAGGCTAGCATTTGACACCCCCAGGCCCTTCTTACCATGGGTGGTCACCTGGTCCCTCAAACACCTGGCGACGTTGCTGGGATGACGACGTCCATCCTCTCCTCTTGCTTTGCCATGCTGTAATCCCTTGGACTGACCTGGACTGACAGCCCATTTTGGCAATTCAACTTCCAGCGCATCCCACCGACTTCAGCTGCTTTAGCTCAGCCTGCTGGGTATGGAAGCCCAGCCTGGCCCAAATCACAGTATGCAAGTCCTTTTTTTAAGTCTCTGAAAGGCCAAATATTAATTTACCTCCTCTACACACAACCTCTACCTTTGcttttacacacagacacacttctTTTCATGCCAGAATAAGGGcactttttccccccctctccatTGTCCTTCCTCTATTGAAGCAATAGCCTGGGAACAAGAACATACAGTGAAACCATTCCAGGAGTTATATTTTCCTCCTTTGTTTTATAGCCTTTGAGGAAGACCGGGCCATAGGATCATTTCAAAAATTGAGCCCTAGTTGTTTATAGCTGAGGAGGATCTGGGGGCTGAAAGGCCAGGGGCCCATGATACAAACAGGAAGCAAATTCATGCTGGCATCCGGGGCATTCCAAAATAGGTTGAGATCCAACAGGCAGGGAGCAAGTCCCCTTTCTTGGTattccccttttcgggagagatgggcggtgatagaaatttgaaaaacaaataaataaaatattctggaatAAGAATAGTGCCAACCCAGGGAACCCTGTCCTACTTCTGATCTCAGTCAGGCAAGTCATTCACCCAAATCTCTCCAAAGTCTGGGCGTGCCACAACGGGCACATGTCATTTGCAACTCCTGGATATGGTTTCAAGTTTCAGCAACTGCAGAAAGAGACTTGGCGGCTCTGGGGTCCCCTCACCCCAAAAAGCTACTCTCCTGGACGTGAACAACGTAAACAGAACCTTTTTGGATCTGGATAAAATCCCGGTGATGCAAAGCATAGGTTTGGACACGATTCAGTCCTTTCAGACACGGGCTTCATCATTTGATCAGGGGACTGAATGCTTGACATCATAATGTGTACGACTGTAGCAAGTCACAGACAATTGGTCTTTGGGGACCCTGATTTGCCCCGCAGTCCTTCCTGTAGAGAATCCAGATATTTGCCCTTGGGGAGCACCTCCAGTTTTGCATTCAAACCTCAGGGAGAGGAAATGCGGAACACGGCCAAGCAATGGGGGGTAGCCAGTCCTTCCTCCACACCTATGGGAATGTGATGATTTGCTAAACAAATTCCCTTAGGacgctccctccctcttttttagCATTCTAAGAGGGTTCCACTTGCGGTGAACTGCTGCTTACTCAAAAGCCGCTTTTCCAAGCAGCCCAGGAACATGATACTATTGCTAATGCTCGGCATCGCTTTCAACTGTGCCTTAGCCCAGAAACATCGCTGCATGTCTTCCCAGTTCAGGAGGCCGGGGGACTACATCCTGGGTGGCCTGTTCCCCTTCAGAGTTGCCGCCACCAACCTGTCCAGCCAGGTTCTGCCCGAGCTTCACAACTGCGGGAGGTAAGAACAAAGCCAAGAGAAGCCAAGTGCGAGGGGCAAAGGTCCAGGGTTtttaagggtccagttaaatgCTCAGCGaggacaaagaaatgcagaacttTTGTTCTCAGTGACAGCCCACCAAGCAACTATGGCCTTTTTCAAGCAAGTCCATTCCACTCCCCCGTCCTTTTGATTTTCTGACTTCCTGCCCAAAGGCCAAGTCAGTCCCTGGGATGTTTTAATGACACTGATTTTGGTTTCAACTGCAGCAATTTTACAgctgtattttgcattttgtttcacTGATGTAAGCTGCCTCGAACACTTCCTTAAGCTGGAAGGTGGGCGCAaagtttatttaacaaatataaaTCAAAGGTATTATATGCACAATTTATGACACGACGTTTTTACTGTATCCATTGTTGATGACTATGGGGTCATGTAAGCTTCTCTGTATAATTGTTGATAGCAAAATAGCCCTTACCAATGCCTGCTGCTAAGAGCAGGGCACTGCCAGATCCTGCCCATTTTGCCACACAGGTTCCACCCAGCTGGCCACATCTGGGCTCTGGGAATGAAGTTCGCCATCGAAGAAATCAACAACTCCACAACGCTGCTGCCGGGGATCCTGCTGGGCTATGACATTTATGACAACTGCATGGAACCGAGGTtcactctccagcccagcctgttGTTTCTTTCCAAAGCTGGGACTACCAGCCTCGGGGTCCTGTGTGACTACGCAGGCTACCAAACACGTGTGACGGCTGTCATAGGGCCTCACAGCTCAGAGCTCTGCATGGTGACAGCCAGGCTGTTTAGCCTCTTTCTGATCCCACAGGTAAAGAGGGGGGTGGCCTTCTGAGCAAGGGGACCCATCCTGACACTTGTCAGTCTGGAGCGGTGTTCCTCAATGCAAATTCAGTGGTCTCCTGGCACTAACAAGTTTTCTTGTTAGAACCAAATGGGTTTCAAGCAAGAAGGGGCTGATAATTGGATACTGACTATATCCTCTTTATTACCTTCTTTATTATCTTCCTTTATTCTTTATtgcctttctttccctcatccaaGAATTCTCTTAAACTGGCAAAGAACCATATTCAAGTCTTTCTAAAAGTCGACCCAGAGAGGCATTTGCCCTGCAGAGtactaaaaatagaaatgaaCAACAAGtgactaaattaaaaaaataagcatacaaaaaatttaaaaattaaatcgcattaaaaacatttaagttgAATTAAAAATTGACCTGGGCCATTTTGTGCATTTAAAAGCACCCTTGTTGATCAAATGCTAATAAATCCAAAATGGCCCAGGTCAGTATTACAGCAAGCCTCAGCCTAAGCAGGATCAGAGCCAGCTAGTTCATGGacagaagaccaccaggaaatgttAGGAATGTAAGCTAGACTAAAGAGCTGAAAAATAGCCCCCCAAAAGGCAAGGGCTTCAGTGTTGTTGGGAAAAGAACTTCATGTACGTATCTATGAAATTCCCAGAAGTGAAGCTCAACAAGATGACGTCCTTATCTtacttagattttttaaaaggggaaggagtctaataaaaaattaaatgcagaatctAGTATTGTGTAGCTGGGCATCTGGCCAGATGCATCAATGATCTGGGATAAGGCCGTTCCCATCATCCAGACACCCGCAACCGAATGCCTGATGTGACTCTTGTCTTCTGGTTCAAGGTCAGCTATGGCGCCACCACCGAAAGCCTGAACAACGAGGGGCTCTACCCCTCTTTCTTCCGGTCAGTGCCCAGTGACAAAGGTCAGCTGGAAGCTATGATGCAGCTCCTGGGGGTCTTCCAGTGGAATTGGATCTCCGCGGTGGCCAGTGATGATGGATATGGCCGTGAGGGCCTCAGCCTCTTATCCTCCCTGGCGGAGAACAGAAGCATCTGCGTTGCCTACAAGGGGCTGATTCCCTCGGAAATCCTGGAGCCCAGCTGTCCACGGTTGAAGCAGGCAATCCAGGCAATCGACGAAACTAACGTCAACGTTGTCGTCTTGTTTTCCAGTGAGCAGGCGGCCCGAGCCCTCTTTCGAATGTGGGTCAGGTTGGGCTTGGGCAAGAAGGTGTGGATAGCCACCCAGACCTGGGTAGTGTCTGATGCGGTCACCACCCTGCACCGCATCCACTCCATTGGGACCGTCATTGGCTTCGTCATCAAGGGAGGGGAGGTCCCTGGCTTCCAAGCGTATGTCCACAACCTCTTAGACCTGACCCAGGAGGACAGCTTCTGCCAGGCATCTCAGGCCCAAGCGGAAGCGATGAGCGCCAACATTCAGGGGCCACCGTGTGAGCAGTGCGGCCACGTTTCGTATCAAAATATCACAGCGGTGCTGGATCACCACCAAACGTTTGCTGTCTATCTGGCTGTGCACAGCGTAGCGCACGCGCTCCACAGACTGTTGCGTTGCCAGAGCGGGCACTGTACAAAAGGCGGTCTCCAGCCTGGTGAGGTAGGTGAGATGGGGACCCGGTGGACCGGGGGTGAGTGGGCAAGAGAGCAAGTGGTGCGGGCTCGCACACAGCGACCGTTTGGTAAGAGCACCCAGGGCACGGCCTGACCACCTGACAGAGCTTCCCAATCAGCTCCTTTGCAAACGGCCTGTTTCTGTATACAAGGGCAACAAGCAGTGGAAGAAAGCTGACGGGGGCAGAGCTGGGTCACTGGAGGGAGCTCGACTCCTTAGAATCACAGAGGTGGAAGGGCCCCCTGAGGCCATCcaatccaacctcctgctcaaTGTAGGAATCCAAACTAAGACAGCTTCTAACTTCTACTGGAGCTTGTCCAAAGAAGTGGGGGCCCTCCCTCCCCGCTCAGGGTGTTGGTTCTACTGCTGAACTGCGCTTACtgctttttttctaacattcagtcagaatctgccttcctagaTGCTTCTGTCTCCTGCACTTTGGGATGAAAGACCTCAGGTCCTAACTTTCTTCTGGTTCCTGGTGTTTCCTCCTAAAGCGACGAGGAAGGTCTGCGAATCCAAAATAAGCCTCAGACAGCACAGCAGGTACGATCCATCGTCTCTAGGGATCCTTTCCCAACCCAGCTTCCTGTTTTTCTCGGCAGCTGGTTCACGAGCTGAGGAAGGTGAATTTCAGCATCGGCAACCAGGCGTTCCGTTTCAGCCAGGACCGCAGCACCCACTTGGGCTACGAAGTCATCTGGTGGAGCTGGCGAGACAGTAGGATTGAGCCCGTCAGCGTGGGACATTTCAACCAGACCTTGCACATCAACAGGTCCCTGGTTCGGTTTCACACCGCAGATCAAAAGGTAAAAGGTTCCTCGTCCCCGGAAGAATCCAATACAGGAGGTGTTTCTCCCAGCCCAAATAGTTTCAttccagtggtggtggtggtggggggagagaggaatATAAATACCAGGCCAGCAGAGAAGGTAGAAGACGTGGAAAGAAAACGAAAAGCGGGCTACGAGAAGAAAAATCAGGGATCTGAGTTTGGGAGGGGAGGCCAGATAGGGAGCTGGGCGGCCTTTATCAGAGATGGACCAGGAATggctccctctccctcctcccctccaggCACCCCCGTCGGAGTGCCTCACTACATGTCCACCCGGGCAGGTCCGTCAGATGAAGGGCTTCCATCTCTGCTGCTTCAACTGCgttgactgtgagaagggcacgTTCTCCAGCTCCACAGGTGGGGAGAATCTCTGCCCAGAACACACTCCCTGCATCCTGGGGAGACGGGACAGACACGCAGGGGGAAGCCTGTAAGCACCCTTCGCCCTGAACCGCCATTCTGCAGATGATGAAACCTGTTGCTGCCCCACGTAATATTCACGCCCAGCAGGCCGGCCAGCACAGGGgatagtttagagcagtgtttctccgccttggccacttgaagacgggGGGACGtcgactcccaggattccccagccagccaagttgaagcccacccatcttcaggcagccaaggttgagaaacactggctt
Encoded here:
- the TAS1R3 gene encoding taste receptor type 1 member 3, with product MKFAIEEINNSTTLLPGILLGYDIYDNCMEPRFTLQPSLLFLSKAGTTSLGVLCDYAGYQTRVTAVIGPHSSELCMVTARLFSLFLIPQVSYGATTESLNNEGLYPSFFRSVPSDKGQLEAMMQLLGVFQWNWISAVASDDGYGREGLSLLSSLAENRSICVAYKGLIPSEILEPSCPRLKQAIQAIDETNVNVVVLFSSEQAARALFRMWVRLGLGKKVWIATQTWVVSDAVTTLHRIHSIGTVIGFVIKGGEVPGFQAYVHNLLDLTQEDSFCQASQAQAEAMSANIQGPPCEQCGHVSYQNITAVLDHHQTFAVYLAVHSVAHALHRLLRCQSGHCTKASCFSRQLVHELRKVNFSIGNQAFRFSQDRSTHLGYEVIWWSWRDSRIEPVSVGHFNQTLHINRSLVRFHTADQKAPPSECLTTCPPGQVRQMKGFHLCCFNCVDCEKGTFSSSTGDSACRPCPEPQWSPQRSSRCYSRSERYLFWSEPLVVTLLSLLTLVFALTCLAGTLFLRYLQTPAVQAAGGTMCLLALFGLALMGLGSVLYVGKPNATTCLLQQPVCALCLNACFSTILVKAFQITLANDFGDSRPHALHFLARRRPWAVVAWCFLVEVLLCAGYLYASPPLLVKNYKFFSSQVLLQCKIQSWVAFAIIHGHNSFLTFISFLCTFMVPASPRHYNLARSITFAAITHFVTLVVFIPTYASVKQDIQPAVQMGAMLLCILGLLATYYLPKCYIFYFKPEQNRLDYFQDYTKERQQEKNSQD
- the CPTP gene encoding ceramide-1-phosphate transfer protein — encoded protein: MANSEDSQGLKGVLVMFQSCLNSKEEILMDPYLAGWKGLVRFLNTMGPIFSFISKDAVTKIQIMESLRSSEQQDNYLTLQAMVDYELANGLVDLKLLGPYPSSGCRTILRLHRALRWLHLFLEGLRTSNPSSKTSALCTDAYNASLANYHPWIVRKAATMAFYALPTRDAFLENMKVGTTEAAIEMLSEALPSISKVYDITEDLYTQHKLLDLP